The sequence below is a genomic window from Colletotrichum destructivum chromosome 4, complete sequence.
CCATCATGCGGTCCCAGAAGGTGAACCAGAGCGCGTAGTTCGACTACAGCCGGGACGTTTGTCAGCTTGCGTTGGCTCAGATGTCCGGAAGAACAACCGGCCTCTGTCCCGAAGTGAACTAACCTTGACTCCCCACGACTGGTGGTGGACCGTGTGGTAGACGATGTCGCTGCCCGTCAAGCCCccgatgaagatgatggggTCCCAGGGGAAACGATAGCCCGAGTGGTCATCGAGCGTCTTGAGCACGCTGAGCGTGAAAACTGCCACGCGCTCCCACGCGGTGAGGCCGACGAACACACACGTAAAGgcggggccgagggcgtcgaggaggaagctTTCGAACGGGTGGACGTAGGTCGCCGCGTACGACCACGGCGCATTCAACAGATGGTGCCATATATGAATCCTTTCTGAATGACCGGGTGTACGCCAGTCAGCATCAAAGTGTTCCCTTCCCCTGAGGAGGTGGTTAATCAGACGACAAAAACGAGAGGCGAACTGACTGTATGCCCATCTCATGTGCAACGCGAGGTGCACCCAGTACTGCCACGTGTCGTAGACGAACAAGGCTGCAACGATGCGcgccgcggcgaggatggaATGCGCGAGAGATGTCAGTACCGGCGATTGCGCGACGTCCTTGCTGTCGGTGATGGCCCTGACGGCCTCCTGTGTGATGCCGAACGGGTCGCCAGGCTTCTGATCGTTGAGACCCGgttcgagggcgaggccgatccagccgacgacgacgatgatggcctggTTCACCAGCACGCCGCGCACAACCTCGAGCTTTGTTACCTTGTTCTTCCGGTACTCGTCGGGCTGCAGCAGCCGGTACTGCTGGAACAACCCAAAGGCGTCGAAGGACTCGTACATGAGCGCCACCGCCCAGTGGATCGCGAGTGGGAGCACGATTGAAAGCTCGGCCGGACCCCAGGCCCTTGGGCTGGCGCTGGGGAGGGCGTCGTAGAAGCTGTGTAGATGTTCCATATCTTGTCTCGGCACGAGTTtcgaaggaggagaggggttTTCTGGTAGTACGGGGTGACAAGTTATTCTTCGTCCGAGACTGCGTCTGTGTAATGGATGAAATATGGACAGACAAATTTGCACCTGAAATAAAAAAACAGGTTCTGATACACCGAACCGTATTGCACCTCAAACTCGATACCatcggtgccgtcgccggaTGGGCAGGACCTGAAGAGGATCACCCACACACCGTACGACGACGCACGGCTTAGGGTCTCCCAGGGGCGGGGTTGCTATCACACAAATCCTTCGTCATACGATGCTGTATTAGTCTATGTGTGGGTGTTTGTGTTATGACTTGCTTGGGTTgcagggggaggagaggagagggtgtGTAAGACGGGGGCCGGATTCCGAGATCCGAGCTCGGGATGGGCCTTCCGGGACTCGCCGCccgtcccccctctccctccatAGTCGTAAGTGCGGCAACAGCTCGATCCTGTCAGCACCACACCAGGTAACAAACGGTATTTCGGGGGACCCCCACTGAAAGCTACATGTTAGAATGCGGCCGTGACGTC
It includes:
- a CDS encoding Putative fatty acid hydroxylase, with amino-acid sequence MEHLHSFYDALPSASPRAWGPAELSIVLPLAIHWAVALMYESFDAFGLFQQYRLLQPDEYRKNKVTKLEVVRGVLVNQAIIVVVGWIGLALEPGLNDQKPGDPFGITQEAVRAITDSKDVAQSPVLTSLAHSILAAARIVAALFVYDTWQYWVHLALHMRWAYSQFASRFCRLINHLLRGREHFDADWRTPGHSERIHIWHHLLNAPWSYAATYVHPFESFLLDALGPAFTCVFVGLTAWERVAVFTLSVLKTLDDHSGYRFPWDPIIFIGGLTGSDIVYHTVHHQSWGVKSNYALWFTFWDRMMGTIYNGPKSLNLTPQFAEFRAVRKIAKTEHVE